Proteins encoded within one genomic window of Bacillus sp. F19:
- a CDS encoding NUDIX hydrolase — translation MKRVDVAYVLLYDDKNRRILMVKNKGKSSSSYYTLPGGAVENGETLEQAAIREVKEETGLEVSVTGINSVSEAFLEERGHHVIFFTFIGRITGGKQQILLPEEIEEITWMDAESAAQYLHLSEGQLEWSNEIPYMLRRN, via the coding sequence ATGAAAAGAGTGGATGTGGCGTACGTTCTTTTATACGATGACAAGAACAGACGTATACTGATGGTCAAAAATAAAGGGAAATCTTCTTCCTCCTATTATACATTACCGGGTGGAGCAGTTGAGAATGGTGAAACCCTTGAGCAAGCTGCAATTCGAGAGGTTAAAGAAGAAACGGGGTTAGAGGTTTCCGTTACTGGAATCAATAGTGTAAGCGAAGCATTTCTTGAAGAAAGAGGGCATCATGTCATTTTCTTTACTTTTATTGGCCGAATAACCGGTGGAAAACAACAAATCTTACTGCCGGAAGAAATTGAAGAAATCACTTGGATGGATGCTGAGTCGGCAGCACAATATCTTCATCTTTCAGAAGGACAGCTGGAATGGAGTAATGAAATTCCTTATATGCTCAGAAGGAATTGA
- the ppc gene encoding phosphoenolpyruvate carboxylase, with product MTVKSETIQDRNHNAALRRDVKFLGNMLGDVLVHQGGQQLLDKVEKIREMTKSLRSHADDSIYADLKREIWTLEPPLRKQVIRAFAVYFHLVNIAEQNHRIRRRRDYQFQEESVKQPGSLENAVASLKENGISADVIQNLLKTLSLELIITAHPTEATRRSVLEIHKRIAALLNSLDQPIHTKRERAELRDRLFNEVVILWQTDELRDRKPTVMDEVANGLYYFDETLFEVLPQIHQELEDCLQTHYQESEWQVPNFLRFGSWIGGDRDGNPNVTADITWKTLNKHRTLAVRKYKESLKQLRKRLSQSTKRVTVSDELLDSVHNEVSILNKKERWQIEHEVYRCKLTIMLKKLDPQSDFGYRASDQFLDDLKLIQKSVKLHHPKGYELKSLQKLIRQVELFGFHLATLDIRNHSGEHEAAIKELFHSVKLAEDYSSLSEEEKMKLLGDVLQDPRPLVSFKEDYSKETQDVLEVFQMIRNAHKEFGERSIEVYLVSMTQSASDLLEVMVLAKEAGLYRLHPDGRIESKLNVAPLLETIDDLIAGPKIMEKLFQLDFYRTHLQEQNNLQEIMLGYSDGSKDGGTLTANWKLYKAQQEIHDMAKQYSIRLKFFHGRGGSLGRGGGPLNRSLLSQPAETLGDGVKITEQGEVLSSRYGLFDIAYRSLEQAASTLLTAAAHVSSEAEQSDIRTNDWEEAMDQISSVSLSKYQELVFKDPDFLTYFKQATPLPELGALNIGSRPMSRKGSERFEDLRAIPWVFAWTQSRQLLPAWYAAGTGLQRGIKDAANLDRLQQMYKSWPFFRSTIDNLQMALLKADLMAAKEYLGMVDDQQAAERIFNDIKAEYNRTKEILLHITEQTELMDHIPNIQESVRLRNPYVDPLSFFQVEVISKLREAGDDRPHEELLSEVLLTINGIAAGLRNTG from the coding sequence ATGACGGTAAAATCAGAAACCATACAAGATCGCAATCATAACGCGGCACTGCGCCGAGATGTAAAGTTCCTTGGAAACATGCTGGGAGATGTGCTCGTCCACCAGGGCGGACAGCAGCTGTTAGATAAGGTCGAAAAAATCCGGGAGATGACAAAATCGCTTCGCAGTCATGCGGATGATTCTATATATGCCGATTTGAAAAGGGAAATATGGACTCTTGAACCTCCGCTTAGAAAACAGGTCATCAGAGCCTTTGCGGTCTATTTTCATTTAGTCAATATCGCAGAGCAGAACCACCGAATCAGACGAAGACGCGATTATCAATTTCAGGAAGAGTCTGTGAAACAGCCAGGTTCATTGGAAAATGCCGTTGCTTCTTTAAAAGAGAATGGCATCTCTGCGGACGTTATTCAGAATCTGCTCAAGACCCTTTCGCTGGAGCTGATTATCACAGCACATCCAACAGAAGCGACAAGACGAAGTGTCCTCGAAATTCATAAACGAATCGCCGCGCTGCTTAATAGTCTGGATCAGCCGATTCATACAAAGCGTGAACGTGCAGAGCTTAGGGACCGACTATTTAATGAAGTCGTGATTTTGTGGCAGACGGATGAGCTGCGAGACCGTAAGCCTACAGTTATGGATGAAGTCGCAAATGGGCTGTACTATTTTGATGAAACATTATTTGAAGTGCTGCCTCAAATTCATCAGGAATTGGAGGATTGTCTGCAGACTCATTATCAGGAAAGTGAGTGGCAGGTCCCTAACTTTCTCCGCTTCGGATCGTGGATCGGCGGAGACCGAGACGGAAATCCAAATGTAACGGCGGATATTACTTGGAAAACGCTGAATAAACACAGAACACTTGCTGTCCGCAAATACAAAGAATCACTGAAGCAATTGAGAAAGCGACTGAGCCAATCGACAAAACGAGTGACTGTCAGTGATGAGCTGCTTGATTCAGTGCACAATGAAGTTTCTATTTTAAACAAAAAAGAAAGATGGCAAATTGAGCATGAAGTGTATCGCTGCAAATTAACGATTATGCTAAAAAAATTAGATCCGCAGAGTGATTTTGGCTATAGAGCTTCTGATCAATTTTTGGATGATCTGAAGCTGATTCAGAAAAGTGTCAAGCTTCATCATCCTAAAGGCTATGAGCTGAAAAGTCTGCAGAAGCTGATCCGTCAGGTCGAACTGTTCGGCTTTCATCTTGCAACCCTTGATATCCGCAATCACAGCGGCGAGCATGAGGCTGCAATTAAAGAACTTTTCCATTCCGTAAAGCTTGCTGAGGATTATTCGAGCCTGTCAGAGGAAGAAAAAATGAAGCTTCTCGGAGATGTTCTGCAGGATCCAAGACCTCTTGTTTCCTTTAAAGAGGATTACTCAAAAGAAACTCAGGATGTTTTAGAAGTATTTCAAATGATCCGCAACGCACACAAGGAATTTGGCGAGAGGTCTATTGAAGTGTACTTAGTGAGCATGACGCAATCAGCGAGTGATTTGCTTGAAGTGATGGTTCTTGCCAAGGAAGCAGGCCTTTATCGTCTGCACCCTGATGGACGGATTGAAAGCAAGCTGAATGTCGCTCCCCTGCTTGAGACGATAGATGATTTGATTGCAGGTCCTAAAATTATGGAGAAGCTTTTCCAATTGGATTTTTACCGCACGCATCTGCAGGAGCAAAACAACCTGCAGGAAATCATGCTGGGCTACTCTGATGGAAGCAAGGATGGCGGGACGCTTACAGCCAACTGGAAGCTCTACAAAGCGCAGCAGGAAATTCATGATATGGCTAAGCAGTACAGCATTCGTCTGAAGTTTTTCCATGGACGCGGCGGTTCGCTTGGACGCGGCGGCGGTCCTCTTAACCGAAGTCTTCTTTCTCAGCCGGCTGAGACCCTTGGAGACGGGGTCAAAATTACCGAGCAGGGCGAGGTTCTCTCATCCCGCTATGGTTTATTTGACATAGCTTACCGCAGCCTTGAGCAGGCAGCTTCAACACTCCTTACAGCTGCAGCACACGTTTCAAGTGAAGCGGAACAGTCAGATATCCGCACGAACGACTGGGAAGAAGCCATGGATCAGATATCTTCTGTGTCACTGAGTAAATATCAGGAGCTTGTATTTAAAGATCCAGACTTCTTAACTTATTTTAAACAAGCGACTCCGCTGCCTGAACTCGGGGCGCTCAATATCGGGTCCCGCCCGATGAGCCGTAAAGGAAGCGAGCGGTTTGAAGATTTGCGAGCCATTCCATGGGTGTTCGCTTGGACACAGAGCCGCCAGCTCCTCCCTGCCTGGTATGCAGCTGGAACTGGATTACAAAGAGGGATAAAGGATGCGGCAAACCTGGACCGCCTTCAGCAAATGTACAAAAGCTGGCCGTTCTTCCGTTCAACCATCGACAATCTGCAAATGGCTTTATTAAAAGCCGATTTGATGGCAGCAAAAGAATATCTCGGCATGGTTGACGATCAGCAGGCAGCAGAACGAATCTTTAACGATATCAAGGCTGAATACAACAGAACAAAAGAAATCCTCCTCCACATTACAGAGCAGACAGAGTTAATGGATCACATTCCAAACATCCAGGAATCTGTAAGGCTCCGAAATCCTTATGTGGATCCATTAAGCTTTTTCCAGGTTGAAGTGATTTCGAAACTGCGTGAAGCCGGAGATGATCGCCCTCATGAAGAACTGTTAAGCGAAGTGCTGCTGACGATAAACGGAATCGCTGCAGGACTCCGGAATACAGGCTGA
- a CDS encoding SET domain-containing protein, producing the protein MIEIKTSSLSDGEFNRGVFATRDIAKGEIIHEAPVIPYPNAEHVHIEKTTLADYAFEYGQNHTAILLGYGMLFNHSYTPNATYEISFENHTFIFSAYKDIKAGEEILINYNGDEEDQELLWFDREDEKKDSK; encoded by the coding sequence ATGATTGAAATCAAAACATCTTCCCTTAGCGACGGGGAATTTAATAGAGGCGTTTTCGCTACGCGCGACATCGCAAAAGGGGAAATTATCCACGAGGCTCCGGTTATTCCATATCCAAATGCCGAGCATGTTCATATCGAAAAAACAACCCTTGCTGATTACGCATTTGAATATGGCCAGAACCACACAGCCATCCTTTTAGGCTACGGCATGCTTTTTAACCATTCCTACACACCCAATGCCACATACGAAATCAGCTTTGAAAACCATACTTTTATCTTCAGCGCATACAAAGACATAAAAGCAGGAGAAGAAATTCTCATTAACTACAATGGCGACGAAGAAGACCAAGAGCTGCTTTGGTTTGATCGGGAAGATGAAAAAAAAGACAGCAAATAA